The Nitrospirota bacterium sequence CCGGAGCATCGGTGGCGTCCCAGAACACGTGGGTGGCGACGGCTGTGAAAAGGATCCATCCCCATGACGCCCGCCCCGTCACGACCCACCCGACCAGGCCCAACCCGGCCGCGAAGACCAGACTGTGCGTCACCGGCGTTTCCGTATTCATGACCTTCATGAAGTCGAAAGATCCCGCCACGATGATGTGATCGGCATCGATGGCCGTGGCCGCGAGGTAGCTCACCGCGATGGAGATCCCCGCGCCGAGTCCCAAGGCTCTCGCGACGCTCCGGTTGATCGCAACGGCCATGAGTCCCTCGAAGACCATGGTCTCGATCACATTCCGGCCATAGCCTGGGACGGCGACCAGGTTCAACCTCCACAGTTCGCAGGCCGCCGCAAGGGCCGCCAGGGCGCACTGATCGAGGAAGAAGCCTCTCCACCTGGGCGTAACGCTATTCTCCAATGTCATTGTGGTTTTCCGGAAACGCCGTGAAGCGATATCCCGAAGGGAGATTGCTTCGCTTCGCCCCG is a genomic window containing:
- a CDS encoding metal-dependent hydrolase: MTLENSVTPRWRGFFLDQCALAALAAACELWRLNLVAVPGYGRNVIETMVFEGLMAVAINRSVARALGLGAGISIAVSYLAATAIDADHIIVAGSFDFMKVMNTETPVTHSLVFAAGLGLVGWVVTGRASWGWILFTAVATHVFWDATDAPEPRLPLWWPFSWYQMPRAFGYVGVEMLLLLNAGFVLRSTFAIF